In one Parvibaculum sp. genomic region, the following are encoded:
- a CDS encoding 3-hydroxybutyryl-CoA dehydrogenase: MKIRKVGVIGAGQMGNGIAHVCALAGYDVALFDISKERVEAGLATIDGNMTRQVASGRITEADRDTAIARIVAAASMESFDDTDIVIESATEIEEVKRKIFAELCPHLREDALIATNTSSISITRLAASTDRPERFMGMHFMNPVPVMELVELVRGIATDDPTFETVRGFAETLGKKIANAEDYPAFIVNRILLPMINEAVYTLYEGVGSVESIDKAMRLGANHPMGPLQLADFIGLDTCLSIMQVLYDGLADSKYRPCPLLVKYVEAGWLGRKTQRGFYDYRGEKPVPTR, from the coding sequence ATGAAAATTCGCAAAGTGGGCGTGATCGGCGCCGGCCAGATGGGCAATGGCATCGCGCATGTCTGCGCGCTGGCGGGCTATGACGTGGCGCTGTTCGACATTTCGAAGGAGCGCGTCGAGGCCGGCCTCGCCACCATCGACGGCAACATGACCCGGCAGGTCGCCAGCGGCCGCATCACCGAAGCCGATCGCGACACCGCGATCGCGCGCATCGTCGCGGCGGCGTCGATGGAAAGTTTCGACGACACCGACATCGTGATCGAATCGGCGACCGAAATCGAGGAAGTGAAGCGCAAGATTTTCGCCGAGCTGTGCCCGCATCTGCGCGAGGACGCACTGATCGCGACCAATACCTCCTCGATCTCGATTACCCGGCTGGCCGCCTCGACCGACCGCCCGGAACGCTTCATGGGCATGCATTTCATGAACCCCGTGCCGGTGATGGAGCTCGTCGAGCTGGTGCGCGGCATCGCCACCGACGATCCGACCTTCGAGACGGTGCGCGGTTTTGCCGAAACGCTCGGCAAGAAGATCGCCAATGCCGAGGACTACCCGGCCTTCATCGTCAACCGCATCCTGCTGCCGATGATCAACGAAGCGGTCTACACGCTTTACGAAGGCGTCGGCTCGGTGGAAAGCATCGACAAGGCAATGCGGCTCGGCGCCAATCACCCGATGGGGCCGCTGCAGCTTGCCGATTTCATCGGCCTCGACACCTGCCTCTCGATCATGCAGGTGCTCTATGACGGGCTGGCGGATTCGAAGTACCGGCCCTGCCCGCTTCTGGTCAAATATGTCGAGGCCGGCTGGCTCGGCCGCAAAACCCAGCGCGGCTTCTACGATTATCGCGGCGAAAAGCCGGTCCCGACGCGCTAG
- a CDS encoding PAS domain-containing protein, with protein MAEQAAGSFGAGERARKITHEPQFIDAPEHPLVIEFFDYIERKRGTREMPDRADISPAELTRFLPNMIIAEAMNGGEDFRTRLFGTALVELLGEERTGKLLSEFAEENTIPTNPEEVQTRWLHVTRKAFFGRKPIFLRVPFAASNRLYLVGHAISVPITAGGTEPAQTIGAMFVSRAETQPD; from the coding sequence ATGGCTGAACAAGCGGCGGGAAGTTTCGGAGCGGGCGAGCGGGCGCGCAAGATCACGCATGAACCTCAATTCATCGACGCGCCGGAGCATCCGCTCGTCATCGAGTTCTTCGACTATATCGAGAGAAAGCGCGGCACCCGCGAAATGCCGGACCGCGCCGACATTTCGCCCGCCGAGCTGACGCGCTTCCTGCCCAACATGATCATCGCCGAGGCGATGAACGGCGGCGAGGATTTCCGTACACGGCTTTTCGGCACCGCGCTTGTCGAATTGCTCGGCGAGGAACGAACCGGCAAGCTGCTGTCGGAATTCGCCGAGGAAAACACCATTCCGACCAACCCGGAGGAAGTCCAGACGCGCTGGCTCCATGTCACGCGCAAGGCTTTCTTCGGCCGCAAGCCGATCTTCCTGCGCGTTCCCTTCGCCGCCTCGAACCGGCTCTATCTGGTCGGCCACGCGATCTCGGTGCCGATCACCGCCGGCGGCACCGAACCCGCCCAGACGATCGGCGCGATGTTCGTGAGCCGCGCCGAAACCCAGCCGGACTGA